The DNA sequence GGGCATAAGCGCACCGACGGTTCAAAGCGAAATTCCAAGCGGTCGTGCCGTGATCAGTGGCAGTTTTTCCATAAAAGAAGCCAGGGATTTAGTTAACAATCTTAATGCCGGGGCACTGCCGGTACCGATAAATTTAATTTCACAACAGACGGTGGGCCCTTCTTTGGGGCAGGAATCACTGCAAAAATCATTGACGGCCGGCTTATACGGATTGCTTGCGGTAGCCATTTTCATGATATTGTTTTACCGTTTGCCCGGCCTTGTGTCAGTTGTCGCTTTGTTGGTGTATGTTGCAATTGTTCTGACTGTCTATAAAGTAATTCCGGTAACGCTGACTTTGGCCGGAATAGCAGGTTTTATATTGTCTTTGGGTATGGCTGTGGATGCCAATATTTTGATTTTTGCCAGAATGCGCGAAGAGTTAAAGGCTGGCAATTCTTTAGCACAGTCATTTGCAAGCGGTTTCCACCGAGCTTGGTACTCAATCCGTGACAGTCACGTTACAACTTTGCTCGGCGCTTTTGTGCTGTATGCTTTTTCAACATCTGTGGTTAGGGGATTTGCTTTGACGCTTGGAATCGGAGTTTTGGCAAGTTTGTTTACGGCCATTGTTATTACTAAATCATTTTTAAGGTTGTTTATTGGACACAAAATGGAGAAAACAAAGTGGATGTTTTAAATATGAATCCCAAACGAGACAGCAAAACCATGTTTTATACATATGTTTTAAGAAATAAAAAAAGCCGCTTTTATGTTGGTTTTACTTATGATTTACGGAAACGCTTCAATGAACATAATAATAAAAAATCAACTTATACAAAATATCGTGGCCCATACGAACTTATTTACTATGAAGCTTGTCTTGATGAGAATGACGCTCGTTAAAGAGAAAAGTATTTTAAATCTGGAACAGGTAAACGCTACTTCAAAAACAGATTGAAGCGTTTCCTGTCTCGTACTGGATGAAACCCATATATACAATTATGTTTTTTATTTCCATGGCGCTGACTGTCGCGGCCGTTATTTTGGTGGCAGTTTTTGGTTTGCGTTTTGGGGTAGATTTCAAGGGCGGCTCTTTACTGGAAATTGCCTTTGTTAATCCTCGTCCATCAACCGGAGAAATACAAAATATTATAAGCGGGATTGACGGTGTCAAAAACATAAATGTAAATCCGGTGGGTGACAACGGTGCTTTAATAAGGCTAAATGATATCAATGAGCAGACTCATCAAGATATTTTAACTAAGATTTCCGGAAGTTTTGGTGAGATAATGGAAAATCGCTTTGATTCCATAGGTCCTGTAGTCGGCAATGAGTTGAGAGATAAGAGCGTTAAGGCAATAGTAATTTTATTAATAGCTATAATTATTTATCTCGCTTTTGTTTTTAGGAAAATTTCACGCGTTCTTTCCTCTTGGGCTATGGGTTTAGCTGCCATTGTTGCGCTGGTTCATGATGTTATTATACCCGTTGGCGTTTTTGCGTTACTTGGGCATTATTATGGAATTGAGATTACGGCAATTTTTGTGGCGGCCGCATTAACTATTTTGGGGTATTCGCTTTCTGACTCCGTTGTTATTTTTGATAGAGTAAGAGAAAACGTGCTTCGTTTGGGCATTTCTCATCAAAGTTTCGGAGCACTTGTCCACAAAAGTGTCTTACAAACCCTGGTCCGTTCCATTAATACGACCCTCACAACGCTATTTTCTCTGATTGTGATTTACTTTTTTGGAGGAGAATCAATAAAATACTTTTCTTTAGCCCTAATTATAGGTATTTTTTCAGGCGCTTATTCTTCAATTTTTGTTGCTTCTCCGATTCTAGTTTGGCTTAGCAATCGACGCAAGAGTTAAAAAATATGGTGGTATTGACATGTCAGGCGCACGGTTATATGTTGATATGTTAAGCAGTTGACCCATTTAAAACTATATGGTATCTTTATAAATAACAACCAACTAATGGTTAGAAAATAGTAATAATTAGTTTACTTTTTACTATTATTTGTTGGCATAAGTGATACTTGACAAATTTGAATAGTACAATCAGGGGGGTAGTCGGACAGGTGCTTTATGTTTTAAACACCAGAAATAAGGATGTGATATCCCGGCGTTTTGGTTTGAAAACCGGCAAAAAAGAGACGCTGGAATCGATTGGTAAAAGCTACGGTATTACTCGTGAAAGAGTCAGGCAGATTGAAGAAGCATCGCTAAAGCAGATTAGGGAAAATTTAAATTCCAGCCTGGCCAGTAAGGTGAAGCCCTTTGTTGACCTTGCTGAAAACACTCTTGAACAAGCCGGAGGTGTAACCAGCGAAGATAATCTTTTTGCAAAGTTTTCGGGTGTTGCTAAAGAAAATCCGGCCAATGCTACACTAGTCTTTTTTCTTTCTTTGGATGGCAGACTCAGGAAATTTATTGAGACTGATGATTTTAATACTTTTTGGGCATTATCCGATCAGCATGCCGAATCATTTAATAAGTCCATTTTTGCTTTTATCGACGCTCTAAAAAAGTTAGGGACGCCAATTGCCGAATCGGCAGTTGTCGATTTTTATAAGAAATCTGGTGCCACCCTCAAAGATGTAACGTCTGCAACTGTTGCTTCTTTTATTTCAGTTTCTAAGAATATTGCCAAAAACAACTTTGGCCAGCTTGGTTTGACTAGTTGGCCTGACATAAAACCTCGTGGCGTAAAAGATAAGGCCTTTCTTGTGCTTAAGCGTGATGGTAAGCCCCGACATTTCAGGGAAATAACCCAATTGATTAATACGTCAAGTTTTGGTAACCGCAAGGCTAATGTACAAACAGTTCACAACGAACTAATCAAGGACAAAAGATTTGTTTTAGTTGGCCGCGGTTTATACGGTTTGACCGAATGGGGATATAAGGCGGGAACCGTTAAAGATGTTATAGTTGACATATTGCGTTCTACCGGTCAGCCCATGCATAAAAAAGACATTGTAACCCAGGTTTTATCTAATCGTATGGTTAAAGAAAATACGATTCTTTTAAATTTACAGAACCCCAAAGTCTTTGAAAGAAAAGGCAATGGAGTCTACGCACTTAAAGAAGCATAAATGCTTCCAGTAAACGGTAATCAGTAACCAGTAATCAGTAATTTATTTTTTGATTTTTCCAGTTACCAGTTACGAGTTACTAATTACTTTGTATTTTGTTCTACGACGTTTTTAGTCCACTAAAAACCGCTTTTTCTCTTATCTTGCTCTATTGGTGGATTTTCACCCCGTTTTTATTTTTTTTCGGCGCACTTGACGGCTGGCTTTTTTATAAAAGAAAAAAGCACCTGCTCTCCATCAGGTGGGTTTTACTTGAGGTTAAGCCTCCACCTGACGTCCAAAAAAGTCCCAAAATAGCTGAAAATATATTTTCTGGCCTTCACGCTGTTTATTCGGGACCAAAAAGCTGGAAGGACAAATTTTTTAAAGGCGAAGTTCAGCCCTGGTTTTCGTTTGAAATCGTTGGCAATGGCGGTGAAATTAACTTTTATGTCAGGACACCAGAAGACCTGCGCAACTTAGTCGAAGCTCAAATTTTCGCGCAGTATCCAGACGCGGAAATTAAAATTGCTGATGATTACATAAGCCAACTTCCCGAGCATTTGCCCAACAATGACTATGATATGTTCGGCACCGAACTCGTATTTTCAAAACCAAACGCCTATCCAGTCAAAACGTATCCGTTTTTTGAAGAGGAGTCCGGCAAGGACGAATTCAGGCGGACGGATCCACTGGCACCGCTTGCAGAAATAATGAGTGCGTTGGAATCAGGCGAGCACATCTGGGTGCAGCTTTTAATAAGGGCTACTGGCGATGCGTGGGTTAAAGAAGCAAAGATTGAGATAGACAAACTAGTCGGCAAAGAGCCAAAAATTGAACGCGATGCGCTTGGCAAAGCTGTTGACTTTGTGGACCAGCTTTTGCCTGGCGGAACACCACCGCAGGAAGAAAAGAAAAAAGAAGATTTTTCACCGCAAAAACTTACGCCGGGTCAGAAATTTACTCTTGAACAGGTTGAAAATAAAATTTCAAAACTGGGCTTCAAATCCGGTTATAGATTTTTTTACATTGCGCGCAAAGACCGTTTTCATGGGTCACATATTTCAGCGGTTATGGGCATGTTCAAACAGCTTTATTTCAATAACCTTAACAGTTTCAAACCCAATAAAAGGGTTATTACCAAGGACAAAGGATGGTTCCCATGGCTTTTCCCTTCGGAAAAAGGATTTTTTTATCGTGAACGTGAATATAGGCGCAAGGAGTATCTTTATCAGAAATACCGCGAGAGGGCTTTTGTCGACCAGTTTATAATTTTAAACACTGAAGAACTAGCCACATTATTCCATTTGCCTGGCATTGGCGTGAAGGCGCCGGCATTTCCAAGGGTTGAAGCGAAGAAGGGGCAACCGCCTGCCGGTTTACCAACAGGGTAGAATGTTGATAATTTTTAATTTCCAATTTTTAATTTTTAAACATTAGAAATTATTTATAAAATTAAAAATTTAAAAATTTTTCATGAACGTAGTGAATGACAATCCAGTCGTATTATTTGGTGAAACTAACTTTCGCAATAAGAAAGTGACTTTTGGTGTTAAGATGGATGACCGCCGCCGCCATATGTATGTAATCGGTAAAACCGGTATGGGCAAATCAGAACTGCTCAAAAATATTGCCATACAGGATATTCAGGATGGCAGGGGGCTTGCTTTTGTTGATCCGCACGGGGATCCTGTTGAAGACCTGTTTGATTACATTCCAGAAGACAGAATAAAAGATGTTATTTATATAAATCCTGCCGATTTGGAATATCCGATTGCTTTCAATGTCATGGAACAAGTTGATCCAGACAAGCGCCACCTGGTTGCTGACGGTGTGATGGGCGTATTCAAAAAAATATGGGTTGACGTATGGTCGCCGCGCATGGAATACATCCTCAATAACACCATCTTGGCTTTGTTGGAAACTCCGGATGCGACACTGCTTGGCATTAATAGAATGCTTGCCGAGAAGGAATATCGGGCAAAAGTTGTGAATCAGCTAACTGATCCGGTTGTAAAAGCGTTTTGGACTGAAGAATTTGCCAAATACGCCGACAGATTTGCTTCGGAGGCAACAGCGGCGATACAAAACAAAGTTGGTCAGTTCGTATCCTCATCTTTAATCCGCAACATTATTGGCCAATCGAAATCCACGCTTGATATGCGAAAAATTATGGACGACGGTAAGATTCTGCTGGTCAATATTTCAAAGGGAAGAATCGGCGAAGATGCCTCGCGATTGCTTGGTGCGTTGATTATCACCAAAATTCAGCTTGCGGCAATGTCTCGTGTTGACATGCCAGAGCGGGAGCGCAAGGATTTTATACTTATGGTAGACGAATTCCAGAATTTTGCCACTGCTTCATTCGCCAATATTTTATCGGAGGCCCGCAAATATCATTTAAGTTTGGTTATTGCACACCAGTATGTTGCACAAATGGACGAAGGTGTCAGAGATGCGGTTTTTGGCAATGTGGGAACAATTGTTTCTTTTAGAGTGGGCGCAGAAGATGCAGAATTACTGGAAAAAGAATTAGCGCCGGAATTCATGGCAACCGATATAGTTAATCTAGGCAAAAGGCAGATATATTTGAAGCTTATGATTGACGGTGTGGCGTCGCGCGCTTTTTCAGCAATGACGATGGATACAATTAAACGCTTACCCATCGGTTATCGCCAAAGAATTATCGACTATTCAAGAGAACATTATTCTGCTCGCCGTGAAGATGTGGAGAAAAAAATTGCTGACTGGCATGCCCCGGTAACTGCTGATATTAGCAGATTCGACAAATCCACCGCGGGCAGATTTTATGATGAACGTCCGCAACGCGAAATGCGTTCGCCACGCCCAAATTATGGCGAGTCAAACCGATTCGATACTCTTCCAACACGATTTGAACCCAGACCCCAAGTTTTTCAGCATCGTCCCGCACCCAGCGAGGTTAGGGCCGTGCCTGGACCCATGCGATCTAATCCCATTGCTTCATCTAAACCACCAATTAAACCAATTTCTTTTTCAGAAGCCATAAAAAGCGGTCCTGTTGATTTTAAGGGGCGCAAACTTGAGCCAAAAACAGTTGTGCCGCGACCAAAAGTTGAAGTTGATGTCGGTGGATTGCGTAAGATTCTGGAAGAGAGCATGAACAAAGAAGAAAGCCCTGATTAGGCAAACCCTGGAGTTACATCAAAAATTACAAATTTAATTAGCAAAAAAGATTATTTGCCGGCTACGCGCACGTGTTTTGCTGGCCCTCTTGGACAGGCGCAAAACGCGCGCGCCTCCGCCGGTAAGTAACATCCTCTGCTTAGCAATTATGGGAGTGATAAAAACCGCCGATTGGTATCGGCTTTTGTTTTGTAATTTTTGATGATAGCAATTTGATTTTTTGTATTTTTTGATATTTAATCAAAGGTAATGGCTACTCATAAATGGATTCCGTGGCCGGGCATAGGACAGGTGGACAAGGGGAGCATCTCTCCGGTTGTAGACAATCATTTTTTCCGACGTTTGAGCGATAAGCGCCAGCTCGCTTTCAGTTACTTGGTTTTTCCCGGGGCGACACATGACCGCCGTCAGCATTCAATGGGCGCTTACATTAAAACTTGCGAGTTTACCGCGCGGATGGTTGAGCGCGGTTTTTTAACCAAAAAACAAGCCTTGAACCTCGGCCTTTACGCACTGTTACACGATATCGGCCACGGTCCCTTTTCTCATATTATAGAACCGTTTACCAAGATTAACCACAAGGAATACGGCCTTAAGATTGTGGATAGGATGACGGATGATATTAAAAAATGCGGCGGTGATATTAAGCTGATAAAAAGCTATATGAAAAAAAAGGATCCGGCTTGGCGGATAGTCAGCGATAAGAATTTTGGCATGGAAAAAATGGATTACCTGGTTCGCGATCAAGAAGCGACAGAATTCGGCCCTAATATACGTCGCTGTGTGGAGAGCGTTTTTAACCATTTGGAATATAAAAACGGCAGTCTTACGGTTGATTTAAAAGCGTTGGATGCGGCTATTGAAATACAGAGAGCTTACATCTATTTTTACAGAAACGTTCATCTGGAGAAAAGCGCCTATTTAATCCAGCGTTTTATGCAGAAGCTGATGTACAGATTACTCAATACGCCCAAAAAACTCGGTGGGATTACCGAAGACGAGCTGTGGGAGATGGTAGACGGCGACTTGATTCATGCTTTGAAAAAATGCCGTGACGAGACCGTCAGAAATGGCATAGCGATTTTTGATAACGGTGTGCGCCATTTTCCAAAGACTGCTTTGGCAATCCGTTTAACAGGATATAAGTGGCTTGAACGGCGCGCTGGCAAGCAGATAAAGGTTGTTGAAGCTGATAAGAAATTTTTTGATAAGTTTTTTGTAAAATCCAGCGCCGCCGATTTGGAAAAAATAGAAACAGCAATTGCCAAATTGTTGGGCATAGAAAGTTGGAAAATGGCCGTAAGCCATATAGTGGAGAAAAACCGCTTTATTCCAGAGGATATTTTATTTTTTGACGGACCGAAAACTTATTCATTAAAACAGCAAGATCCGAGTTATTTTGAACTTCTTGAAAAAGAATTGGATAAATATTTGTGTGTCAGGGTCTGCGTGGTGCCTGAACATCGCCAGGCGCTATATTCCAAATGGAAAGAAGTTTTTGATCTTGTTTGCAAATATGTTGGTCATAAACCATAAAACCGGCTTAAGCCGGTTTTATGGTTTATGAGGGTCCGTCCACCAGGAATCGAACCTGGAACCTTCTCCTTAAAAGGGAGCTGTCCTGGTTTTGTAAACAAAATCGAGGATTCTCGATACAAAGTCCGTCCACCAGGAATCGAACCTGGAACCTTCTCCTTAAAAGGGAGCTGCTCTACCAATTGAGCTATGGACGGACTTTGTATCGGAACTCTTCCGGGGAATTTTTTGACGGAAATCGAGACGATTTCCTAAAATTACCGTCAAAGCCAAGCAGTTGGTTTTGACCCAACTGAGCTAAGGGCGGAAAGTAACATTCTAGCATAGAAAACGAGTTTACTCAATAAAAAAGCCTCGTGTGCATGAGCTACACGAGGCTTGCCAGTTCAGTATGGAACTTGACGGTTTACTGCTTGGGGCTTGTCCGAGGAATACTCATGTCTAGCCCGAGCTCTCTTGCCGTTTTGGTGGATAGCACAGTCAGCACTATCCTGTTGTGATTACTTTTGTGGCAATTGGAGAAAAGGAATAGCTCCACCACCATTGTAGGTCGGTAGGTTGCCGTTCCATTTGACGATCGCCTGGCCTTGTAGCTCTAGGCGTCGCCACTCCAGGAGTGTTGGCGAGAGCGAACTCGTGAGGATCTTGTTTGACTCCGCT is a window from the Candidatus Yanofskybacteria bacterium genome containing:
- the secD gene encoding protein translocase subunit SecD codes for the protein MGADIVNSKLKIQNSKYKIPRMFKIPPFRLGLDLLGGTHLVYQADLSGTEGQSAGDAMSGVRDVIERRVNLFGVAEPLVQIEGNDRLVVELAGIKDVNQAIQMIGQTPFLEFKEERPSEESQKIIEAQQKGSSSTSLDSPELVLDKQQFEDPYFKPTGLTGRYLKRSQLTFDQTTSQPEVSLELNDDGAKLFAEITKRNIGKRVAIYVDGVGISAPTVQSEIPSGRAVISGSFSIKEARDLVNNLNAGALPVPINLISQQTVGPSLGQESLQKSLTAGLYGLLAVAIFMILFYRLPGLVSVVALLVYVAIVLTVYKVIPVTLTLAGIAGFILSLGMAVDANILIFARMREELKAGNSLAQSFASGFHRAWYSIRDSHVTTLLGAFVLYAFSTSVVRGFALTLGIGVLASLFTAIVITKSFLRLFIGHKMEKTKWMF
- the secF gene encoding protein translocase subunit SecF codes for the protein MKPIYTIMFFISMALTVAAVILVAVFGLRFGVDFKGGSLLEIAFVNPRPSTGEIQNIISGIDGVKNINVNPVGDNGALIRLNDINEQTHQDILTKISGSFGEIMENRFDSIGPVVGNELRDKSVKAIVILLIAIIIYLAFVFRKISRVLSSWAMGLAAIVALVHDVIIPVGVFALLGHYYGIEITAIFVAAALTILGYSLSDSVVIFDRVRENVLRLGISHQSFGALVHKSVLQTLVRSINTTLTTLFSLIVIYFFGGESIKYFSLALIIGIFSGAYSSIFVASPILVWLSNRRKS
- a CDS encoding type IV secretion system DNA-binding domain-containing protein, with the translated sequence MNVVNDNPVVLFGETNFRNKKVTFGVKMDDRRRHMYVIGKTGMGKSELLKNIAIQDIQDGRGLAFVDPHGDPVEDLFDYIPEDRIKDVIYINPADLEYPIAFNVMEQVDPDKRHLVADGVMGVFKKIWVDVWSPRMEYILNNTILALLETPDATLLGINRMLAEKEYRAKVVNQLTDPVVKAFWTEEFAKYADRFASEATAAIQNKVGQFVSSSLIRNIIGQSKSTLDMRKIMDDGKILLVNISKGRIGEDASRLLGALIITKIQLAAMSRVDMPERERKDFILMVDEFQNFATASFANILSEARKYHLSLVIAHQYVAQMDEGVRDAVFGNVGTIVSFRVGAEDAELLEKELAPEFMATDIVNLGKRQIYLKLMIDGVASRAFSAMTMDTIKRLPIGYRQRIIDYSREHYSARREDVEKKIADWHAPVTADISRFDKSTAGRFYDERPQREMRSPRPNYGESNRFDTLPTRFEPRPQVFQHRPAPSEVRAVPGPMRSNPIASSKPPIKPISFSEAIKSGPVDFKGRKLEPKTVVPRPKVEVDVGGLRKILEESMNKEESPD
- a CDS encoding HD domain-containing protein, whose translation is MATHKWIPWPGIGQVDKGSISPVVDNHFFRRLSDKRQLAFSYLVFPGATHDRRQHSMGAYIKTCEFTARMVERGFLTKKQALNLGLYALLHDIGHGPFSHIIEPFTKINHKEYGLKIVDRMTDDIKKCGGDIKLIKSYMKKKDPAWRIVSDKNFGMEKMDYLVRDQEATEFGPNIRRCVESVFNHLEYKNGSLTVDLKALDAAIEIQRAYIYFYRNVHLEKSAYLIQRFMQKLMYRLLNTPKKLGGITEDELWEMVDGDLIHALKKCRDETVRNGIAIFDNGVRHFPKTALAIRLTGYKWLERRAGKQIKVVEADKKFFDKFFVKSSAADLEKIETAIAKLLGIESWKMAVSHIVEKNRFIPEDILFFDGPKTYSLKQQDPSYFELLEKELDKYLCVRVCVVPEHRQALYSKWKEVFDLVCKYVGHKP